Proteins encoded together in one Triticum dicoccoides isolate Atlit2015 ecotype Zavitan chromosome 7B, WEW_v2.0, whole genome shotgun sequence window:
- the LOC119341014 gene encoding probable O-methyltransferase 2, which produces MAAQAPATGVPTDAELLQAQADLWRHTLYYLTSMGLRCAVKLGIPTAMHNLGGVTSLPDLAAALSIPASKQPFLGRLVRALVTSGVFAAGGKDDSGAELFRLNPLSRVLVDDVVADEHHSQTSFVLAGTSPHYMEAALGMADWFKKDVTGPVPSVFEDVHSASLFDETTAALDPELDALVTEGLEAHDNLGIGTIMRECHDLFKGLESLTDCCGGDGKTARAITKAHPHVKCTVLDLPKVIEKTPSDCVVNYVAGDLFHTVPKAQAVMLKLVLHHWSDDDCVKILTQCKNAIPSREEGGKVIVIDIVVEPSLGPVMFEAQTLMDLLMLVFTRGRQRSENDWRELFMKAGFTDYKIIKKLGARGVIEVYK; this is translated from the exons ATGGCGGCGCAGGCACCGGCGACCGGGGTTCCCACTGATGCCGAGCTGCTGCAGGCTCAGGCCGACCTGTGGCGCCACACCCTCTACTACCTCACCTCCATGGGGCTCCGCTGCGCCGTCAAGCTTGGCATCCCGACAGCCATGCACAACCTCGGCGGGGTCACGTCGCTGCCCGACCTGGCGGCCGCGCTGTCCATCCCCGCAAGTAAGCAACCGTTCCTCGGCCGCCTGGTGCGTGCCCTGGTCACCTCAGGCGTCTTCGCCGCCGGCGGCAAGGACGATTCCGGGGCGGAGCTCTTCCGCCTCAACCCGCTTTCCCGTGTCCTGGTGGATGACGTGGTCGCGGACGAGCACCACAGCCAGACGTCCTTCGTGCTCGCCGGGACGTCGCCGCACTACATGGAGGCCGCGCTGGGGATGGCCGACTGGTTCAAGAAGGACGTCACCGGACCGGTGCCATCGGTGTTCGAGGACGTGCATAGCGCGTCGCTCTTCGACGAGACCACAGCAGCCCTGGACCCGGAGCTCGACGCGCTAGTCACCGAAGGTCTGGAAGCCCACGACAACCTGGGGATCGGCACCATCATGCGTGAGTGCCATGACCTCTTCAAGGGGCTCGAGTCTCTCACTGACTGCTGTGGTGGCGATGGAAAGACGGCGAGGGCCATCACCAAGGCCCACCCGCACGTCAAGTGCACCGTGCTGGATCTCCCCAAGGTGATTGAAAAAACTCCATCTGACTGTGTGGTCAACTATGTCGCCGGTGACCTGTTCCACACAGTGCCAAAGGCTCAGGCGGTGATGCTCAAG CTTGTGTTGCACCACTGGAGTGACGACGATTGTGTGAAGATCCTAACCCAGTGTAAGAATGCCATTCCTTCCCGTGAAGAAGGGGGGAAGGTGATTGTCATTGACATTGTGGTCGAACCATCATTAGGACCTGTCATGTTTGAGGCCCAGACTCTCATGGACTTGCTCATGCTTGTGTTCACGAGAGGCCGTCAACGTAGCGAAAATGACTGGCGTGAACTCTTCATGAAAGCAGGGTTCACCGACTACAAAATTATCAAGAAACTCGGTGCACGAGGTGTCATCGAGGTTTACAAGTGA